A stretch of Gymnodinialimonas phycosphaerae DNA encodes these proteins:
- a CDS encoding DUF5368 domain-containing protein, whose product MQDLTFGTMIAVFEEIFGRGLFWAMVVAAVLVTLGYLFVLIRDRSVSWRKFLYAQLSMPVGAVLAVWFVMVMTHSHVSDIGGPVDVIVLLGIAVMGAVGMAILVYTLESLLGSRRTTQSSNDS is encoded by the coding sequence ATGCAAGATCTTACATTCGGAACCATGATTGCCGTTTTCGAGGAAATCTTCGGGCGCGGTCTCTTCTGGGCCATGGTTGTGGCCGCCGTTCTGGTCACGCTGGGGTATCTGTTCGTGCTGATCCGCGACCGCTCGGTCAGTTGGCGCAAGTTCCTCTATGCGCAATTGTCGATGCCTGTGGGCGCGGTCTTGGCCGTGTGGTTCGTGATGGTGATGACGCATTCCCATGTCTCGGACATTGGCGGTCCCGTTGACGTGATCGTGCTTCTGGGCATCGCGGTGATGGGCGCTGTGGGCATGGCGATCCTTGTCTATACGCTCGAGTCGCTGCTCGGATCCCGGCGTACGACGCAATCCTCCAACGACAGCTGA
- a CDS encoding NAD(P)/FAD-dependent oxidoreductase: MDRRQFLTAAVASGAAASVIVAEGAAQVQPIQTSARIVIIGAGAAGTALANRLVRRLEGAEITIIDPRSNHLYQPGLTLVAAGLKPANYVVSDNSTWLPGDITYLTERVAAVDAEAKTVSTESGETLGYDWLVVAPGLILDHDAIDGFSLDMVGENGIGALYAGPEYAARTWAAASRYTEEGGTGLFTRPATEMKCAGAPLKHTFLIDDIARRAGNAGQMNIVYAAPQGALFGVPIVAEKVRMLFEDRGVDTLMNRTLTAIDAGAKRATFAVDGGTEEVDFDYIHVIPPQRAPEFVRQSGLSWADRWTDQGWVECDMQTLRHLRYPEIFALGDVAGVPKGKTAASVKWQVPVVEDHLVAAIEGREGTATYDGYTSCPMITRIGRAMLVEFDYNNNLVPSFPGIIAPLEELWISWLMKEVALKATYNAMLRGRA, encoded by the coding sequence ATGGACAGAAGACAATTTCTGACGGCGGCCGTGGCCAGCGGTGCAGCAGCATCGGTGATCGTTGCCGAAGGTGCTGCGCAGGTGCAGCCCATCCAGACATCGGCGCGGATCGTGATCATCGGGGCAGGGGCGGCGGGGACGGCGCTGGCCAACCGATTGGTGCGGCGGCTTGAGGGTGCCGAAATCACGATCATCGATCCACGGTCCAATCACCTCTATCAACCGGGGCTGACCCTTGTGGCGGCAGGTCTGAAACCTGCCAACTACGTGGTGTCCGACAACAGCACCTGGTTGCCCGGTGACATCACGTATCTGACCGAACGGGTGGCGGCGGTGGATGCCGAGGCAAAGACAGTCTCGACCGAAAGCGGCGAGACACTGGGGTACGACTGGCTGGTCGTGGCACCGGGTTTGATCCTTGATCATGACGCCATCGACGGCTTCAGCCTTGATATGGTCGGCGAAAACGGCATCGGCGCGCTTTACGCGGGGCCGGAATATGCCGCCCGTACTTGGGCGGCGGCCAGCCGCTACACGGAAGAGGGCGGCACGGGTCTGTTCACCCGCCCCGCGACCGAGATGAAATGCGCGGGCGCGCCGCTCAAGCACACCTTCCTGATCGACGATATCGCGCGCCGGGCGGGCAATGCGGGCCAGATGAACATCGTCTACGCCGCGCCGCAGGGCGCGCTCTTCGGTGTGCCCATTGTGGCGGAAAAGGTGCGGATGTTGTTCGAGGATCGCGGCGTCGACACGCTGATGAACCGCACGCTCACCGCCATCGATGCAGGCGCCAAGCGTGCGACCTTCGCCGTGGATGGCGGCACCGAAGAGGTGGATTTCGACTACATCCATGTCATCCCGCCCCAACGCGCGCCCGAATTCGTGCGTCAATCGGGCCTGTCATGGGCCGACCGCTGGACCGATCAGGGCTGGGTCGAATGTGACATGCAAACCCTGCGCCACCTGCGATATCCCGAGATCTTCGCGCTTGGCGACGTGGCGGGCGTGCCCAAGGGCAAGACCGCCGCGTCGGTCAAATGGCAGGTGCCCGTGGTCGAAGATCATCTTGTCGCCGCCATCGAGGGCCGCGAAGGAACCGCCACCTACGACGGCTACACCTCCTGTCCGATGATCACCCGCATCGGCCGCGCGATGCTGGTGGAGTTTGATTACAACAACAACCTTGTCCCGTCCTTTCCCGGCATCATCGCGCCGCTGGAAGAGCTGTGGATCAGCTGGTTGATGAAGGAAGTGGCGCTCAAGGCCACGTATAACGCCATGCTGCGCGGCCGGGCATAG
- the cydX gene encoding cytochrome bd-I oxidase subunit CydX — MWYFAWLLGLPLAAVFAVLNAMWLEMQRDRKLTEMDDAPAPAAIGE; from the coding sequence ATGTGGTATTTTGCTTGGCTTTTGGGCCTCCCGCTTGCGGCCGTTTTCGCGGTGTTGAACGCCATGTGGCTGGAAATGCAGCGCGACCGCAAACTCACGGAAATGGATGATGCGCCGGCACCGGCTGCCATCGGGGAATAG
- the cydB gene encoding cytochrome d ubiquinol oxidase subunit II: MILTELIDYDILRIIWWALLGVLLIGFALTDGFDMGVGALLPFVAKTDVERRVAINTVGPVWEGNQVWFILGGGAIFAAWPPLYAVSFSGFYLAMFVVLAALIVRPVAFKYRSKRESTTWRNSWDWALFAGGAVPALLFGVAVGNVLLGVPFHLTDMLMPRYDGNFAMKFIGLLRPFALLAGVVSLSMLLMHGAAWLGLKSEGVVAERARRIGTVAGLVAMGSYALAGLWLAVGIDGFAIVGEVVTDGPSNPLYSEVARGGSWLSAYADRPWIILAPLMGFAGMAMAVRGLMAGREVSTLLWSKLGITGVISSVGLTMFPFILPSTVDPNSSLTVWDASSSHQTLFIMLVVTAIFMPLILMYTAWVYKVLWGKVTEADVTGNSDSVY, encoded by the coding sequence ATGATCCTTACTGAACTCATCGACTATGACATCTTGCGGATCATCTGGTGGGCGCTTCTGGGCGTGCTGCTGATCGGCTTCGCATTGACCGACGGCTTTGACATGGGGGTGGGCGCGCTTCTGCCCTTCGTGGCGAAGACGGATGTGGAACGCCGGGTGGCGATCAATACGGTCGGCCCGGTGTGGGAGGGGAACCAGGTTTGGTTCATCCTTGGCGGCGGTGCGATCTTCGCCGCCTGGCCACCGCTTTACGCGGTCAGCTTCTCGGGCTTCTACCTTGCCATGTTCGTGGTCCTCGCGGCCCTGATCGTGCGGCCCGTGGCGTTCAAGTACCGCTCCAAACGGGAAAGCACGACGTGGCGCAATAGCTGGGATTGGGCGTTGTTTGCAGGCGGCGCGGTGCCGGCCCTTTTGTTTGGCGTGGCCGTGGGCAACGTGCTTCTGGGCGTGCCGTTCCACCTGACCGACATGTTGATGCCGCGCTATGACGGCAACTTCGCGATGAAGTTCATTGGTCTCCTGCGGCCCTTCGCGCTGCTGGCCGGTGTCGTGTCCCTGTCCATGCTTTTGATGCATGGCGCGGCGTGGCTTGGCCTGAAATCCGAAGGCGTGGTGGCCGAGCGCGCCCGCCGCATCGGCACCGTCGCGGGCCTTGTGGCCATGGGCAGCTATGCCCTTGCGGGGCTGTGGCTGGCCGTCGGGATCGACGGCTTCGCGATCGTGGGGGAGGTTGTCACGGACGGCCCGTCCAACCCGCTCTACTCGGAAGTAGCGCGCGGCGGATCGTGGCTGTCGGCCTACGCCGATCGTCCGTGGATCATCCTCGCGCCCCTGATGGGTTTCGCCGGAATGGCCATGGCCGTGCGTGGCCTGATGGCCGGACGCGAGGTTTCCACGCTGCTCTGGTCCAAACTGGGCATCACTGGCGTGATCTCCTCCGTTGGCCTGACGATGTTCCCCTTCATCCTGCCCTCGACCGTCGATCCGAATTCATCCCTGACGGTGTGGGACGCGTCGTCCTCGCACCAGACGCTGTTCATCATGCTGGTGGTCACGGCGATCTTCATGCCGCTGATCCTGATGTACACGGCATGGGTCTACAAAGTGCTGTGGGGCAAGGTCACCGAGGCCGACGTCACCGGCAATTCCGACAGCGTTTATTGA
- a CDS encoding cytochrome ubiquinol oxidase subunit I: MDLDIVELSRLQFAMTAMYHFLFVPLTLGLSIIVAIMETVYVMTGRPIWRQMTKFWGTLFGINFVLGVATGITMEFQFGMNWSYYSHYVGDIFGAPLAIEGLMAFFLEATFVGLFFFGWEKLSRVQHLVVAWLVAIGSNFSALWILIANGWMQNPVGAEFNPDTMRMEMTSFFEVLFNEVAQAKFVHTVSAGYVTAAVFVLGVSAWYLLKNRHVELARRSITVAASFGLAAALSVVVLGDESGYSASHTQRMKLAAIEAMWETEPAPASFTLIGFPDQEARETHYAVHIPWAMGLIGTRSLNEEIPGIEELVEEAHVRVERGIIAFDALQTIRDLRDDTPEEVRATFEAHSGDLGFAYLLLRYVDDPRDATPEQIAQAAEDTVPTVAPLFWAFRLMVGLGFAFIAVMAYFFYRSSFKGQTYPRWALWAAVFAIPTPWIAAELGWFVAEFGRQPWTVDGVLPTALSASHLSVADLLITLAGFMLFYSILFIVEMGLMLKYIRKGPFQDVEETEAWEARHEHRLRTHDGKGPFAPAGARAASAVDNVIPGANATPAE; the protein is encoded by the coding sequence ATGGATTTGGATATCGTCGAGCTTTCGCGCCTGCAATTTGCGATGACGGCCATGTATCATTTCCTCTTCGTGCCGTTGACGCTGGGTCTGTCGATCATCGTCGCGATCATGGAGACGGTCTATGTCATGACGGGCCGCCCGATCTGGCGGCAGATGACGAAGTTCTGGGGCACGCTTTTCGGGATCAACTTCGTCCTTGGCGTGGCCACCGGCATCACCATGGAATTCCAGTTCGGCATGAACTGGAGCTACTACAGCCACTACGTGGGCGACATCTTCGGCGCGCCGCTGGCCATCGAAGGCCTGATGGCCTTCTTTCTGGAAGCGACCTTCGTGGGCCTCTTCTTCTTCGGATGGGAAAAGCTCAGCCGCGTGCAACACCTTGTGGTGGCGTGGCTGGTGGCGATCGGGTCCAACTTCTCGGCCCTATGGATCCTGATCGCCAACGGCTGGATGCAGAACCCTGTGGGCGCTGAATTCAACCCCGACACGATGCGCATGGAAATGACGTCGTTCTTCGAGGTGCTGTTCAACGAGGTTGCGCAAGCCAAGTTCGTGCACACCGTCTCGGCGGGCTATGTGACCGCCGCGGTCTTCGTCCTTGGTGTTTCCGCGTGGTATCTGCTGAAGAACCGCCATGTGGAGCTTGCCCGCCGGTCGATCACGGTCGCGGCCTCGTTCGGGTTGGCGGCGGCTTTGTCCGTTGTCGTTCTGGGCGACGAATCCGGGTATTCGGCCAGCCACACCCAGCGCATGAAACTCGCCGCGATCGAGGCGATGTGGGAAACCGAACCGGCGCCGGCCTCCTTCACCCTCATCGGGTTCCCCGACCAGGAAGCGCGCGAAACGCATTACGCCGTGCATATCCCATGGGCCATGGGCCTGATCGGCACACGCTCGTTGAACGAGGAAATTCCGGGCATCGAGGAATTGGTGGAAGAAGCCCACGTTCGGGTTGAACGCGGCATCATCGCCTTTGACGCCTTGCAGACCATTCGCGACTTGAGAGACGACACGCCGGAAGAGGTCCGCGCGACGTTCGAGGCCCATTCCGGCGATCTGGGCTTTGCCTATCTGCTGCTGCGCTACGTCGACGATCCGCGCGACGCCACGCCCGAGCAGATCGCGCAGGCCGCAGAAGATACCGTGCCGACCGTGGCGCCGCTGTTCTGGGCGTTCCGCCTGATGGTGGGCCTTGGTTTCGCGTTCATCGCGGTGATGGCCTACTTCTTCTACCGCTCGTCCTTCAAAGGGCAGACCTATCCCCGCTGGGCCCTGTGGGCCGCCGTCTTCGCGATCCCGACCCCGTGGATCGCCGCGGAACTGGGGTGGTTCGTGGCCGAGTTCGGGCGACAGCCGTGGACAGTGGATGGTGTCCTGCCGACAGCCCTGTCGGCCAGCCACCTGAGCGTGGCGGATCTGTTGATAACGCTGGCGGGCTTCATGCTGTTCTACTCGATCCTCTTCATCGTCGAGATGGGCCTGATGCTGAAGTACATCCGCAAGGGTCCGTTCCAGGATGTCGAAGAGACCGAAGCCTGGGAAGCCCGTCACGAGCATCGTTTGCGCACCCATGACGGCAAGGGGCCCTTTGCCCCCGCCGGAGCGCGCGCCGCCTCTGCCGTGGACAATGTGATCCCCGGCGCCAATGCCACCCCTGCGGAGTAA
- a CDS encoding amino acid ABC transporter ATP-binding/permease protein has translation MKPVLHIVRLMVTADPWAMARGAALSILVIAMGAALLGLSGWFITATGLAGIAGIGIAFDVFRPSAGVRFLALGRAAARYGERLLTHDATLRALAALRVVLLRGYARGDARDLMRLRGEGALTRIVSDVDALDGLILRLVLPLLAALLTHLMVFLTLGWLVGWSVAGVILAGYVPAAAVILLILARRSIRPSSEAEDAGQHLRRGVIDMMRDRDALILAAQLPRKEDRLQGLDAQARAASSRLDRAERDAGFAVSVLVAVVAMGAFVAGAALLNSGEVGAANAIIGLFVALALAEAVLPLRRGVSDLGRMVGAAGRVVPEIAGEALPIPDAPVTDGPLLSLNRGGLQLTLHAGQAVVVTAASGAGKSTLLMQIAGLGDDQGIEIMGTRPSLWPEAALRDVLTVLPQRSGLIAGSVRDNLSLGGALSDDALWSALDTVVLADDIRARGGLEATLGEGGAGLSGGQARRLALARTLLKNPQILLLDEPTEGLDTDTADRVLTRVRLALPDTLIIAAMHRGADHPIFDRTVGLSG, from the coding sequence ATGAAACCCGTTCTCCACATCGTCCGCCTGATGGTCACCGCGGACCCCTGGGCCATGGCGCGGGGGGCGGCGCTGTCGATTCTTGTGATTGCCATGGGCGCGGCGCTTCTGGGCCTGTCGGGCTGGTTCATCACCGCCACCGGGCTGGCGGGCATCGCCGGGATCGGCATCGCCTTCGATGTATTCCGCCCCTCTGCCGGGGTGCGGTTCCTCGCCCTTGGGCGTGCGGCGGCGCGCTATGGCGAGCGGCTTCTGACCCATGATGCAACCCTGCGCGCCCTCGCTGCCCTGCGGGTCGTGTTGTTGCGCGGTTACGCAAGAGGGGATGCGAGGGATCTGATGCGACTGCGCGGGGAGGGGGCGCTGACGCGCATCGTCTCGGACGTGGACGCGCTGGACGGCTTGATCCTGCGGCTCGTGTTGCCCCTTCTGGCTGCGCTGCTCACGCATCTGATGGTGTTCCTGACTCTGGGCTGGCTCGTGGGATGGTCCGTCGCGGGCGTCATTCTTGCCGGGTATGTCCCTGCGGCTGCCGTCATCCTGCTGATCCTTGCCCGGCGCAGCATTCGACCCTCGTCCGAGGCCGAGGACGCCGGGCAACACCTGCGCCGGGGCGTCATCGACATGATGCGGGACCGCGATGCGTTGATCCTCGCGGCGCAATTGCCGCGTAAGGAAGACCGGTTGCAGGGCCTTGACGCGCAGGCGCGGGCCGCATCTTCCCGCCTTGACCGGGCCGAGCGCGACGCGGGGTTCGCGGTCTCGGTCCTTGTTGCTGTCGTGGCGATGGGCGCGTTCGTGGCCGGCGCGGCCTTGCTCAACAGCGGCGAGGTCGGCGCGGCGAATGCGATCATCGGATTGTTCGTGGCCCTGGCCCTGGCCGAAGCCGTGCTGCCGCTGCGACGCGGGGTCTCGGACCTTGGGCGCATGGTGGGCGCCGCCGGGCGCGTTGTGCCAGAGATTGCGGGCGAGGCCCTGCCTATCCCGGACGCCCCCGTCACGGATGGGCCGCTTCTGTCGCTGAACCGGGGGGGCCTCCAGTTAACGCTGCATGCGGGTCAGGCCGTTGTCGTGACGGCCGCGTCCGGTGCCGGGAAATCAACCCTGCTGATGCAGATCGCGGGTCTTGGTGACGATCAGGGCATCGAAATCATGGGAACCCGTCCCAGCCTTTGGCCCGAGGCCGCTTTGCGCGACGTGTTGACGGTTTTGCCGCAGCGCAGCGGGCTGATTGCCGGGTCCGTGCGTGACAACTTGTCACTCGGCGGTGCACTCAGCGATGACGCGCTGTGGTCCGCGCTCGATACTGTTGTGCTGGCCGATGACATTCGCGCGCGTGGCGGCCTTGAGGCAACGCTTGGCGAAGGGGGCGCCGGGTTGTCCGGCGGGCAGGCCCGCCGCTTGGCATTGGCCCGTACCTTATTGAAAAACCCGCAAATTCTGCTTCTGGATGAACCGACCGAGGGGCTGGATACCGACACGGCAGACAGGGTGCTGACCCGCGTGCGGCTGGCCCTTCCGGACACGTTGATCATCGCCGCCATGCACCGCGGTGCCGACCATCCGATTTTTGACCGCACCGTGGGATTGTCGGGCTGA
- a CDS encoding ABC transporter ATP-binding protein/permease: MVDEEAGATRNSRNRAKARIIAPVYPQLRLAGWMSLLAGALWPVQAAVIAWAVSGWAAGLPTMERAWPAAAVFVLCAILRAGLEHRSGALLHEAADQTIARERAVLITREARSPSDEGSASIAALVVQKLPLLHPWITRYHVAMTRASVLPVFFLVLAFSQSWVVGLTLLVAGPLIPVFMALVGMAAEEAARRQMDEIATMNDMVMDRLSAMLDIRLLGAADRAAEDFSDRAESLRSKTMAVLRIAFLSSTVLELFSALGVAMVAVFVGFTLLGEIDFGSWGGRLTLGQGLFLLLIAPEFFQPLRDLSAAWHDRAAGLAVVAELDALDGADRVAFVGDGLPCAALDGPMGVATCGVVVDLGRAPVHLPDIAIGKAQTLALTGPSGVGKSTALAAIAGLVPLHSGAINVCHHPLTAKTADAWRARIAMVPQRPHFPDETLGDWLDTRQTGADPWPALRLADADDIVKRLPEGLETRLGETGGGVSGGEARRLLLARAIHSGAELILADEPTADLDPETAGRIIAALHRMQAQGRSIIVATHDPQLAAAMDQQVEVGR, from the coding sequence ATGGTAGATGAAGAGGCGGGCGCAACACGCAACAGCCGCAACCGTGCGAAGGCGCGCATCATTGCGCCGGTCTACCCGCAGCTGCGCTTGGCGGGGTGGATGTCGCTTCTGGCGGGCGCCCTTTGGCCGGTGCAGGCCGCAGTCATCGCGTGGGCCGTTTCGGGATGGGCCGCAGGTCTTCCCACGATGGAGAGGGCTTGGCCTGCCGCTGCCGTTTTCGTGCTCTGCGCGATTTTGCGCGCGGGGCTCGAACACCGCTCTGGTGCGCTTCTCCATGAAGCTGCCGATCAGACGATTGCGCGCGAACGCGCCGTTTTGATCACGCGCGAAGCGCGATCCCCTTCAGACGAAGGCTCTGCCTCGATTGCTGCGTTGGTGGTGCAGAAATTGCCGCTGCTGCATCCTTGGATCACCCGCTACCACGTCGCGATGACGCGGGCGTCGGTTCTGCCGGTCTTCTTTCTGGTCCTGGCCTTTTCGCAGTCGTGGGTCGTCGGCTTGACGCTACTTGTGGCAGGCCCCTTGATCCCGGTCTTCATGGCATTGGTCGGCATGGCGGCCGAAGAGGCCGCGCGCCGCCAGATGGATGAGATCGCGACCATGAACGACATGGTGATGGATCGCTTGTCGGCCATGCTGGATATCCGGCTTCTGGGCGCCGCGGACCGGGCCGCCGAAGACTTCAGCGACCGCGCGGAAAGCCTGCGCAGCAAGACCATGGCCGTCCTGCGGATCGCGTTCCTGTCTTCCACGGTGTTGGAGCTGTTCTCGGCCCTGGGCGTGGCAATGGTCGCCGTTTTCGTGGGCTTCACGCTGTTGGGGGAGATCGACTTTGGGTCTTGGGGGGGGCGCCTGACACTGGGGCAGGGTCTGTTCCTGCTGTTGATCGCGCCCGAGTTCTTTCAGCCCCTGCGCGACCTTTCCGCCGCCTGGCATGACCGTGCGGCAGGTCTTGCCGTCGTGGCCGAACTGGATGCGCTGGATGGGGCGGATCGGGTCGCTTTCGTGGGGGACGGCCTGCCGTGCGCGGCGCTGGACGGGCCGATGGGTGTTGCGACCTGTGGGGTCGTTGTGGATCTTGGTCGTGCACCGGTGCACTTGCCGGATATCGCCATTGGCAAGGCTCAGACCCTTGCGCTGACGGGGCCAAGCGGCGTCGGCAAAAGCACCGCCCTTGCGGCGATTGCCGGTTTGGTGCCGCTGCATTCCGGGGCCATCAACGTGTGTCATCACCCGCTGACGGCAAAGACGGCCGACGCGTGGCGCGCGCGGATTGCCATGGTTCCCCAACGCCCCCATTTCCCCGATGAAACGCTTGGCGACTGGTTGGATACGCGCCAGACTGGGGCCGACCCCTGGCCCGCGCTACGGCTGGCAGACGCGGACGACATCGTGAAGCGGCTGCCCGAGGGTCTTGAAACGCGCCTTGGGGAAACCGGCGGCGGCGTGTCCGGCGGTGAGGCCCGCAGGCTTCTACTCGCCCGCGCCATCCATTCCGGCGCCGAGCTGATCCTGGCCGATGAACCGACGGCGGATCTGGACCCTGAAACCGCCGGCCGGATCATTGCGGCGCTGCACCGGATGCAAGCCCAAGGCCGGTCGATCATCGTGGCGACCCATGATCCGCAACTGGCAGCAGCAATGGACCAACAGGTGGAGGTGGGCCGATGA
- a CDS encoding Crp/Fnr family transcriptional regulator: MNARTSQGGPSDRQHALTQTIIDAGGVIRSAPAGATSFRWQGPPRAFVFVQTGKLSVQFRTKDRQVPWAECRAGSGQDCMPVTAAILSERPISVRAICMVPSTWIELSPMALVLMVHEQPEFRHALFAGHARRLPAFFARLSTNKGRRLDQRIADWLLSHAHANEVRATHSEIATDLLTAREVVSRKLKDFATKGWIAQQRGCILIKAPAALSRVSRGVFPMCRPVAISA, encoded by the coding sequence ATGAACGCCCGAACAAGCCAAGGTGGCCCAAGTGATCGTCAGCATGCTCTGACGCAAACGATTATCGATGCGGGGGGCGTCATTCGCTCGGCTCCAGCGGGCGCAACCTCATTTCGGTGGCAGGGGCCGCCGCGTGCGTTCGTTTTTGTCCAGACAGGTAAGCTGTCGGTGCAGTTTCGAACCAAGGACCGGCAGGTGCCTTGGGCAGAATGCCGCGCGGGAAGCGGCCAGGACTGCATGCCGGTCACCGCGGCCATCCTGTCCGAGCGGCCGATTTCAGTCCGCGCCATTTGCATGGTGCCATCCACCTGGATCGAACTGTCACCGATGGCCTTGGTCCTTATGGTCCATGAACAGCCCGAGTTTCGGCACGCGCTTTTTGCAGGGCATGCTCGTCGGCTTCCGGCCTTTTTTGCAAGGCTTTCCACGAACAAGGGGCGTCGATTGGATCAGCGGATCGCGGATTGGCTGTTGAGCCACGCGCATGCCAACGAGGTCCGTGCAACGCATTCCGAAATCGCCACCGACCTGCTGACCGCGCGCGAGGTCGTTTCCCGAAAACTCAAGGACTTCGCGACGAAAGGGTGGATTGCCCAGCAGCGTGGGTGCATTCTGATCAAGGCGCCAGCAGCCCTTTCGCGTGTCTCAAGGGGCGTCTTTCCCATGTGCAGACCCGTTGCGATCAGCGCCTAG
- a CDS encoding glutathione S-transferase, producing the protein MPLPPTLWSFRRCPYAMRARAAILSAGTTVELREILLRDKPDAFLKTSPSATVPALRLHDRVLDESLDIMVWALQQNDPHGLLEMPEDGWQLIAANDGPFKTALDHTKYASRHPELDPVAERARASHHLHHLEARLRNHAALLGDRQTLADLAIWPFVRQFAHTDRAWFLAQPWPFLITWLQGFTQGPLFKRIMVKHPPWQAGDSPVLFGPARDD; encoded by the coding sequence ATGCCCCTTCCCCCGACACTCTGGAGCTTTCGGCGCTGCCCTTACGCGATGCGTGCGCGCGCAGCGATCCTGTCGGCAGGCACGACGGTTGAACTGCGCGAGATCCTGCTTCGCGACAAGCCAGACGCCTTCCTCAAGACCTCGCCATCCGCCACCGTTCCCGCCCTCCGCCTGCATGATCGGGTTCTCGACGAAAGCCTCGACATCATGGTTTGGGCGTTGCAGCAGAATGATCCCCATGGGCTGTTGGAGATGCCCGAAGATGGCTGGCAGTTGATCGCGGCCAATGACGGCCCGTTCAAAACCGCGCTGGATCATACGAAATACGCGTCCCGGCACCCGGAACTGGACCCGGTGGCCGAGCGGGCGCGCGCGTCCCACCATCTGCACCACCTTGAAGCGCGCCTGCGAAACCACGCCGCCTTGCTGGGGGACCGACAGACCCTTGCCGACCTTGCGATCTGGCCTTTCGTCCGCCAATTCGCACACACCGACCGCGCGTGGTTCCTGGCCCAGCCGTGGCCCTTTCTGATCACTTGGTTGCAGGGCTTTACGCAAGGTCCGTTGTTCAAGCGGATCATGGTCAAACACCCGCCTTGGCAGGCCGGGGACTCACCAGTCCTGTTTGGGCCCGCTAGAGACGACTAG
- a CDS encoding transglutaminase-like domain-containing protein, producing the protein MRLNIAVEIKSTLSTGDAALLMVEVAQHDGQNVVASELVVDQGEVTRVEGTGMVWVRVPGETLDLRYHTAVQIARCETVLEGKASPLLEALPAEVLPFLRPSRYCPSDMFTEFTEQQFGALEGGAKVAAIRDWIAQHLSYVPGSSSGVTTAMDTFCTRQGVCRDFTHLFCTLARAARIPARYASVYGADVVPQDFHAVAQVWLEGEWHLVDATQMGAPHEMALIATGRDAADVAFMETVQWAELHLLRVMVRKD; encoded by the coding sequence ATGCGCCTGAATATCGCCGTAGAGATCAAGAGCACCCTAAGCACCGGTGACGCCGCGCTGTTGATGGTGGAAGTGGCCCAACACGACGGCCAGAATGTCGTGGCATCTGAGCTGGTCGTCGATCAGGGCGAGGTGACGCGGGTCGAAGGGACCGGCATGGTCTGGGTGCGCGTGCCGGGCGAAACGCTTGATTTGCGCTACCATACCGCCGTCCAGATCGCCCGGTGCGAGACCGTGCTGGAAGGCAAAGCTTCGCCGTTGCTGGAAGCCCTTCCAGCCGAGGTCTTGCCGTTCCTTCGCCCATCCCGCTACTGCCCCTCTGATATGTTCACCGAGTTCACAGAGCAGCAATTCGGCGCGCTGGAGGGTGGCGCGAAGGTTGCCGCGATCCGCGACTGGATCGCACAGCATCTGAGCTATGTGCCTGGCAGCTCCTCCGGGGTGACCACAGCGATGGACACCTTTTGCACCCGCCAGGGGGTATGCCGTGACTTCACCCACTTGTTCTGTACCCTTGCGCGGGCAGCCCGGATCCCGGCGCGTTACGCGTCCGTCTATGGCGCCGACGTCGTGCCGCAGGATTTCCACGCCGTGGCGCAGGTTTGGCTGGAGGGTGAATGGCATCTTGTCGATGCCACACAGATGGGCGCCCCCCATGAGATGGCGTTGATCGCCACCGGGCGGGACGCGGCGGATGTCGCGTTCATGGAAACGGTCCAATGGGCAGAGCTTCACTTGCTTCGGGTCATGGTCCGCAAAGACTAG